Genomic segment of Triticum aestivum cultivar Chinese Spring chromosome 6A, IWGSC CS RefSeq v2.1, whole genome shotgun sequence:
GATTGTTAACCAAGTAGAGCATGACGACTGCCAACAACACGGTGACTATTGAGTTAAGTGCAAAGCGAGCTAATTGGCATAATTCGAATCACGCCACCAAGACGAAGATGATCATGTACAGAGGTACAGTACAAATTAACTGGTTGAGCTGTTGGATTAATTTAGCATTAAGGGGAACTCACACGTCATCCATGAACTTGACGGCGGCGAGCACGGTCGTGATGAGGAGACGGTGCACGCTGTAGGAGTCCACGGCGAGGGCGAAGCCGCGGGCGCGCTGCAGCAGCCGGTCGAGGTAGATGTAGGCGACGACGTAGCACGCGGGGCTGCACCCGGCGAACCGTGCGATGCGCGCCACGTACGCGCGCACCGAGATGCCCGGCTTGGTCGTCGCCCGGAACGccgacgccggcgccgcctccccggGCGTGGCCACCGCGTCGTTGCGCTCCGCGACGCGCTCCAGGATGCCGGCCAGGGCGGCCACCACCCGCAGCATGTCGTCCTGCTGGGCGCTGCTCACCACCAGCTCCCCGGCCTCGGCCATGGCCTCTGGCATACGGAGGCGGTGCACGTGTCGAACTCCTTGGGGTCGATGGAGAACAGGTGGGGAGAAAATGCACGGGGTCCGTTATGTAGGACGGAGAGGGGATGGAGAAGGAAGGCGGTTAATTTATTTTTTCTGTTAGTTAATCTGGTACTCCAGTGTTGGGAGATGGGATATGCTCATGTAGATACAGAAAAGGAAGGGGAGAACTTTCATTGGAGATTTGCGCCATGGAAAACCGTTAGGGTTAAGCGTACTTTAGTTGATAGAAGTTAGGTAGTAGTACTCCGTCTGaatcaaaatataagacattttttttGACATATTGAATAGTATTAGAAAGCGTGAACCAACCTGTAATTGGATGGTTAGAGGAACTGTTTATCCTTAGCCCATCAAGGTTCAAGTCCTactgctcgcatttatttctggatttatttcaggatgtctaccatgacttcataaatttcaaaatgatatgccggttgcttgcgtttgtactgtgttaaaaaaatagtATCAAAAAGCATCATTTTTTTTATACGGAGGGGATAGTATAGCAGTTGGTTAAAGTCAAACCGCTCAAATTTCTAAAAACGTGATCATGCTTAAGCATTTGTCGGGCAGGGCCAAAAAAAGCCCGGTGAAAACCTAGACCTGAGTCTGGCCCGACCCGACCGTCGGGCCTAACAAATAGGGCTCAAGCCCGAAAAGCACGACCCGGTCGGTCCGGCCCGGGATTTTCGGGACCGGCTGCACATGGCCAGGTATTCATCCTGTGTACTTTTGTAAAACTTACGTGTAAACCTCACATCTGAGCTTCATGGCGCAAAGGCTTGATTGCGTACTCCTCTCTCCGCTGCATGTAAGAAAAAGTTCGATGCATTACTCCTTTGAAGGATGACCATGGAGTATTCGTCTTTTCAAGACATCCATGCTCACGCTC
This window contains:
- the LOC123127878 gene encoding cyclin-P4-1, coding for MPEAMAEAGELVVSSAQQDDMLRVVAALAGILERVAERNDAVATPGEAAPASAFRATTKPGISVRAYVARIARFAGCSPACYVVAYIYLDRLLQRARGFALAVDSYSVHRLLITTVLAAVKFMDDVCYNNAYFAKVGGISLVEMNYLEVDFLFGVGFDLNVTPETFGHYCAVLQSEMLCAEAASAPPRLQHCCLSESEDDAASCGSQQQLAA